Genomic segment of Chloroflexota bacterium:
TTCCAAGGCCAACGTGATGCGAGCACAACCCCAGACCCGCGACATCTGATCTGACTCCCCCTCTCCCGCGCACAGGGAGAGGGGGTTGGGGGGTGAGGGCCGTTGCCGGGGGTCGGGGGGTGAGGGCCGCTGCCGGAAGGTCGGGGGTGAGGGCCGCTACCGGGGGTCCGGGGGGTGAGGGCCTTCCGGGCGTGAAGGCCGTCCCGGCACCCGACGGGCTACCGCCGGCGCAGTCGGCGGCGGATCACGGCCGGCACGCGCGCCCAGCCCGGTCGCCGGGTGGTCCCCCGGCCGACCGCCGCCAGCATCACGCCGAAGCCCATCAGCCCCAGGCCGACGGGGCTGAGCCAGAGCGCCAGTCTTGCACCCTGCGGCTCCGCTGACGCACCATCCTGCGCCGCGGACGGAGCGAGCGCCGCGCGGTCAGCGTCCTGAGCGCTGCCACGCGCGTCGGCGACGGCGTCCGCGTCACGGTCTGCGATGGCAGCGTCGGCTACCGGCGCGCCCGATGGGTGCTCCTCGATGGCCTGCGCCGCCGGGGGCAGATCGGCCGGCGTCAGGCGGGTACGCGGAGCCGTCAGCTCGGCGGGCGGGATGTCCAGCCCGATAGCCGTCCGCGCCCCGAGCTTGTCCAACATCTGCTCGCGCAGCCACTCGGCGGCAGCGCCACGATTGACGCGCACCGGCGCAGCAGGAGCGGCGGCCTGCACGTCGTCCACGGGCGCGGTAGCGGCGAGGCTCTCGGCCGTCAGCCGGCGCGGCACGATCGGCAGCGGCTTGAGGCTGTCCCCGAATCCGACGGCGACCGCGTGGCGCGGAACCGAGCTGGCGGCCCACGCCCGCTCAAGCTGCGAGGGGCTGATGAGCAGGTTGTAGCCATACTCCGTGGAGTAGGCGGCGTCGTTGTAGACGAAGTCCTCGCCAGCCAGCCCAGTGATCACGATGTAGTGGTCGAAGTCCGTCACCGAGCCGAAGTGCCCAGGCAGGAACCGGTACTTGGTCAGCGTGATGACCGGGTGCCCCGCGCGGACCTGCTCGCGGACCGCTTCGACGGTCCAGCCCTGCAAGCCGGCCGAGGTGCCAAAGGTCGTCAGGCCGGCCTCACGGGCGATGCGCGCCAGGACGTAGAGGCTGGTGCCCTGCTCGGTGTCGAAGTTGCCGACAAGGTGGTTGAGGTAGTCGCGAACGGACGGCGGATCGACATCCATCCCGAACGCCATCAGCACCATCGTCAGCGAGGCCGGCCCACAGTTCACCAGCGAGAACGACGTGCCGTCGATCTGGGTGCGGAACGGCACGCCGAGCACCAGCGACGTATCGGTCGCCCAGCTCTTGAGCTGTGACGTGGACGTACCGCCGGCGGTCTGCCGCAACGCCTCGAAGCTGGTGATCAGGCGGCGCGGCGGGCCGGCCGCCAGCGTCTCGTCGCCGGCCGTGGGCGTGCGTGTGCCCACGGCCAGGAGGTCGGGCGTGGGCGAGGCCGCGGCAACCACCAGCGAGGGCGTCCCGAAGAGGAACGGCGCAGGCGACGCGCTCAGATTCGGGTTCGCCACGCCTGGGGCCAGCACCGAGCCGTTTGCCCGGGCCTGCGTCCCGCTCGACGGCGTTCCCGACGCG
This window contains:
- a CDS encoding C39 family peptidase, whose product is MENLIRTLTLTSAWRLYLLLVGLLAALLAPGLSPAVLAADTGTVAGIVVVESGSGPKPVANAEVRLTFGSKSDSRKTGADGKYSFAGLLPGKYVVKVTPPDGLKTKGDGTISVTLDAGDTERADFGLIAPATPTPAAAPKTPSPAATPKPGTAQGSAAAAAAAAAVQGAPASLLVPGATPSAVASGTPSSGTQARANGSVLAPGVANPNLSASPAPFLFGTPSLVVAAASPTPDLLAVGTRTPTAGDETLAAGPPRRLITSFEALRQTAGGTSTSQLKSWATDTSLVLGVPFRTQIDGTSFSLVNCGPASLTMVLMAFGMDVDPPSVRDYLNHLVGNFDTEQGTSLYVLARIAREAGLTTFGTSAGLQGWTVEAVREQVRAGHPVITLTKYRFLPGHFGSVTDFDHYIVITGLAGEDFVYNDAAYSTEYGYNLLISPSQLERAWAASSVPRHAVAVGFGDSLKPLPIVPRRLTAESLAATAPVDDVQAAAPAAPVRVNRGAAAEWLREQMLDKLGARTAIGLDIPPAELTAPRTRLTPADLPPAAQAIEEHPSGAPVADAAIADRDADAVADARGSAQDADRAALAPSAAQDGASAEPQGARLALWLSPVGLGLMGFGVMLAAVGRGTTRRPGWARVPAVIRRRLRRR